TAACAAAGACGTGGAGGAAATGTAAAAACGAATAGATTCGTGTTTATGGGCGATTAGTCAATTAAATGAACATGTATCTAAAACAATACGTGCATTAAAAAACTGCTATTTTcgatgcaattaaaataaattatctagaACCAAAGTAGGAAATCATTAATTTGTGGGAGATTTTTGTATTCACTACTTTCTTTTGCGTAAATCTTCGCTGCTACATCTGCAATCTGAcagtatagtttttatttgattgcgCATAAAGGGCGGTGAAtctatttttatgcattttccTGAAGATTTCCGGACTGATATGTTCTTGTTCAATGTGTTTGAAGATCGACGAAGCACCCGACATGGTCCAATAAAAACTTCATCAATTACACTAAATATAATTCAATCCTACTATTCACTAGATATCGGAATACATAGAAGTGGTTTATCTATACgtgaatgttataaatgcgtatACGTTtggatggatatttgttactcaattgCGTTAGTATGGCTAAAAAGATcagatgaaatttagcacagataTAGATTATAGTCCGGAAaagcacataggctactttttaaatCGGAAAATTAAACGGCTCCGTGGGAtacatttgtgtttttttttcacagagcAAGACATCGACACGTTTAATTTACATATAGTGGTAGTTCAGCGGTTAAAGAAGATAGATATACACAAAAACTAGTATTGCCATAAATCGGAGTGATGAAATCCGTCGGTGCTAAAAGTTAGATCTAGATCAATACAGAAACGCGTGCTATTATAACCGGAACGCCCTTATCGCCTCTTATCTCGCCCTTTACGTTTTCACTTCATCGCCTACTGCAGCCTTTGCATCGCCAGTGACCCACATTATGCTTTAACAACTGCATGTTACTTTAATACTCATAATAGGGTTGCTGAAACGTAAGTTAGACAATTTATTATGCATTTTTTGAGCAATTTAGGACGCTTCTTAAAAATCCTCGGCACAACCTCGCTAACAATCGGGGCTTATAAGTTTTTGGCCTATTAGTTCGTATAAACTTagatgttacaatttttttggtCATATTTTAGGAACTTATTCACATATGTTTACTAAGGTTTAgtcagtttatattattttaagtacgaATAAGTAGAATAATATGTCAGATGTAGCTGTTTTAAAGGCAATTAAAGGCACATcttggattgttttttttttttataaattatttacatagttCAGTTGTACTTCGATTTGTACAAGAAATTAATAATGAGCTCCACTTAAAATACTAAATCTATCGTCCTTTTTGATTTTTataggtaaatttatttagttatgcTATCCTAGCTCCAGGGATAAGGTTAGACCGATCTGTCATCGaaagattttgaattttattgatttgttattaaaacttcGGGCTTTGATCGTTGATGAGTAGAAAAGGTTTTAATCCTTCTTACAGGCCGCCAACCTGCTCCAATCAGCGTAAAGGATAAGTAACCCTCCCTTCTGTAAGAGAGAAGGCCTGTGCCCAACTGTGGGATACTAATAGATGAAAGATTTTCataaatgttattgttttttgttttgcgTAATATTTCAGACTCTTCCGTTAGTTATTTCATATCTTCTTTATCCTTACTAAAAGTTggaatatttattagttatatatacTAATTAATATCAAGGATTTGATCGAACTTTTGAAATCTTTACATTTTTTAGGAAAACATTGAACTAACCCTATTCGAGCCGTCAGCTTCCCGATCTCGGTGGTCTATCTAACTATATCCCGATAGCTTTCCAAGCGTGTTCGGCTTTCATAGCCCTTTTATGTTCACAGTTGTTAGGCAATCCTCTGATCGGTTCTGTTTTATGATCGTTAATTGCACTTACTTTTTATAGCAAGCCTTTTGAGGTTACTTCCCATATAAAGTTTAAAAGAGTTTCTCACTTGTTATATCAATAGTTAGAAGAAATATTTTCGTTATCTCAGGCAACTAAGCATTTGAGGTATCTCATATGAGGGAGGATTCTTGTGATTCTTATCTTCATGTGTGAATTACAAAgccttttgtatttattaagtaagaatgcaaaaatattctgttagaaaataaataaattaaatagtaaaaagtTGGGTGCTAGCATAAGAGTACAAATTAAAAGTATGGCCACAGGTAGAATTTTTACTTTTAGGCTTTAATCCCTCTGAGCCCTGCCTCTAAAAGGTCTACTTTATAGCATATTTCGTGTTTGAGTAACCGTAGGAGTTTCAAAGTAATGAAGCATTCGTTACCGTGATTTATATTTCAAGGGTGTGTAAATTATTCAAACGGCTCCTCGTAAATAATCACGCCCACATCGCAGTACAGTTACTTGGTCGGTAGAAGGTGAATGTAAAGTCTAGCTATATGGATCCTTTATTTGATATTTAGGGATAGTCGCAAAGCCTAGTTAGCCTAGCCATAATGACTTCcactaaaagttttaaaatcatGATCCCTACACTCTCAATGATTCTTCTGATTACATATTTCGATattgttcatttttttttaagcttttcgTAACAGACAAAAGTGTAGATTGTGATTGATATTCAACTATATTCTTTATTCGCGCAAGGGTCAGGACTCTAGATAACTCCTAACTGTTAAATCTTGGGTTAAATTTTTTGCCGGAGTTTGTattaggtattgggtttttctgtacAATATgtattctcagtaccagcctgcAGTTAGCTGGTTGTTATAAACGTTAAAGTCCACTAATGCCCTTTGAGAGGGCAGAGGGAAGAGGTTTTTGCCAAGCTGTTCGTTCACGATCGTCATTTTTTGATATTCAGTTCGTTTACGATCGATATTGATTGAAATTGAAATcgttgtaaatttataaaagaaaaaaaaaagatctccGTGAGGATGTCCCGTCGTAATTACGTGAGACGGAACTCCGCTTCCTTCATTTTCCACTCTGTTGGTTTTTGCTTGAACCCTTGCTTGCATGACCGCGAGATCGCTATTGTCTAAAGGCATTACTCTTAAAGCTATCTGTATATGCATTATGTTATATAGATTTTGTAGCTTAatgtaggtaaaataaaatctaattctTACCGATTTTAAGGAGTCGAAATTTAAAGAAGCAATGGATAAACAATACTTGTGTGGTTCACAAATAGTTCAGTTTACGTTACTCGGTAACCTCCCTTACACCTTACCACACCGCTAACTTTCAGTGTATTAATGATTTATGCaactaaatatcactagcttttaACGATAAAGGAAAAAATCACTAAGAAACCTgaatggctgagagttctccgtaatgttctaaCAGGCATGtgcagtctaccaatccgcacttggtctgTAATCCTTTTTCATACTATGTAGTAGGCAGATAAtaggatgataatgatgattttgatatacaataatacaataaaacatgTGATTTTTCGTATATTACTCCACAGTGCAACAAATTGATTcattcaatttgaaaaaaaatataaaatgaactaCCGTAATCTATTGAAGTCAATTAACGCACGATTGCCCccctaattaattatttatacggAACTAGGTGcaattataaaatcatttggGCGCGAAGACCGTTAGATCGCTATAAAAGTATAAACACGCAGTTTATGTTTCATTACCCGATGCTAAAACTGGCAGCTCGAATAGCATTTAGGTCGCACATGATTGTATTTAGACTATTCCTTCAAATGCTTCCCGTATATATAAGATTTAGTTCGTCAATCTCACGCCAAGAGTTTATTTTAGATCTTTGAACAACATCATAGTTTTAGTCTGTGAACGTAGACTATCCATTGCTGGACACTACCATACATACCTAGTGAGCGCCACTATATCCTATCCTTAGATACTGGCACTATTGTATAGTAATTCTCATAATGACCACCCAGAGAAAGCGAATTGGCCATCGCAGGCTTAGTCTCAGCTGCATGTGTATGTTTATTCCAGGTAGTTGAAAATGGTTCATCATCAGCCCACTATGGAGCTGGTCTCCTGTCAAATCCATAACGAGAGATTGAttggagaactcttagacacGCGGGTTTACTGACAATGTTTCCTttcaccgttacagcaagtaatatttaattgcttaaaacgcactaaaTTCCGAAAAGACCAAGATGCGTTGCTCTAGGCTTGTATCTAGTGTTATATTAGTAAGAAGAGACACTTAATAATTTAGAACCACATAAGAGATAGATTTATTTGTTATGTTCATGgcgttaaaatctaaaaatagaCATCATGACGTGTGCCCCCACTGTGTTTAACTCCCCTCTATGCGCCGGCGCATGTTGTGAGTAAAGTGATGGAGTCCCTCGCACGTGCTTTATCACGGTTTTGGATTGAATGCAAATATGGTGTCAAAGATAAAAACAAACTGTTAGATTAACGACTTTCGAAACAGATGCTGCGTTTACGAGGCGTTTTTAgcattattttctaaaatgaaagtacaattttttttctaaaattatagATACAAGTAACTCAATTTATGCAGTATTTTTTCACGTAAGGTTTTCTTTCAACATTACATTCGTATATGTTGAATACAATTAGTCGGTAATTTAAAAGTCAATGAATTCTGATTCAAATCGGCAGTGTGACGATGATAGTATCGGTTCCTCGTCATAACGCTCGAAATTTGTAGTGTCTCCAGGATGCTTGCATTTGGGAATATACGGAGGCGTCCATCGACAATTCAGTATAGCCTCCCACTCTATACCTTTAAACCATTTGTGGTTTTTGAAATCCAGTACACCATTTTTCATCACTCCGAAACGTTTGCTAATGTCAACTTGAAGAGTGTTCCTCACAAGATCTCTCAGATCACTATTGAAATTCGACGGACAGCGATATTTCCCCGAAACAATCTTCTCATACGTTTTCATTGGATCGTTGGCGTAAAATGGAGGATAGCCTGCATTCATTTCATATAGTAAAACTCCGAAGGACCACCAGTCTACAGAGAAACCGTAAcctttacttaaaattaattcagGTGCCAAATATTCTGGCGTTCCACATAAAGTCCATGTCCTACCATGTAGTTTTTTACAAAATCCAAAGTCAGTAATTTTGAGATATCCATTCTTATCGATTAGTATATTTTCAGGTTTTAAATCTCGGTAAACGAGATCGCAGAAATGAAGATATTCTAACGCTAATATTACTTGACTAGCATAGAACTTCGCAATTGGCTCTTCAAACTTGCCCATTTTGCGTAGGTGACTAAACATTTCACCCCCAGGTACGAatggcattataaaataaatataactgttatctttaaaactaaattccATAGACACGGTGAAAGGAAATCGCATAGCTTCCAATATCCGCTTTTCGTACAGTGTGTGATCAACTTGTttcatctttataatttttcctttctCCAGTATTTTCATTgcgtaatatttattagtattcgAATGTTTTAGAAGAACCACTCTTCCGAAAGCCCCAGTTCCTAAGGTTCGAATTCGTTCCAGGTCGGAGAAATTTGTATtagattttaactttttacacCATCTCTCTTCAAATTCCATTTTGAGTTGCTCTAGGTATTTTCTATATTGTTGGTGTTGTTGTACGGTATACCCGTCCCTGACTTCAGCAGAAGTAGATTGATAAGCTCTGTAGGTCATTTCTTTAAATGTACCGTGGCTTTTACTCGAATTCATTTTAGTTTGTTGTcaaattgaaatttgtaattgGTCCATTGCCAACTGGATTTTGCGTGTTTGTTGAATGGCACACTGACGGTAATATTAGCAGAAAATTGCGATTTCCGTTTGCGCGCTTTGAGGGGCCGTTTGAATTCCCTTGCCGGCGGTATTCTCCGAGATCGAAAGTACGCGAGGGTATAAAGAAGTGCGGGGTGAAGGGTGAACGAACCACCCTGTGGGGAAGGGTGGCAGGATCAGCTGTGTTTAGGGTGACACGCCATGCCGCGCCGGCCGGTCGGCGTCTCGACTGCCGTATTGATCAGACGGCACGTGGAACCTTAATACGTACATTTCCCGAAACTTTTCCCCTTGCAAATACCTTGCAAGAAATccataataatgtaataatgatACATCTTGCTCCTCATTTTAGGCACATATGAGAACAAGAATGAAATTTGTAAGGGATGAAAGTATTGCAAATTTACTTGCAATTGCACATTTTATTGCAATAGTAGTTGGAGgagaattaaaaaacttttatttttcagtcAAATAAAGTAATCCGATGTCTCGTTAAATGAACTAAATATATTCACCAAACTGCATGCGTGCAGACACCGTTTGAAAGTGAAGGGCCCTTTGAACATTTATAActtcaaatatttacattttatattgcaACTcctattttattgcaatttgaaTAGCaatcgaaataatatatttctagcAGTGAATTTAGGATTTAAATAAaggaattgtttaaaaaattatagcccAAGTTAGTTAAGATAACATAGTGCGGCCCCCCAGCGTACTCAACATTGTATGCAgagtatacaaatataataaaaatatcattttagaTCATTATTTCGtgatattaatgtttatttagacAGCCAgttgccgcagtgggcagcgaccctgctttctgacaccaaggccgtgggttcgattcccattactggagatgtttgtgtgatgaacatgaatgtttttcagtgtctgggtatattatacgtatttatgtgtattatattcataaaaatattcatcagctatcatagtatccataacacaagctacgcttacttttgggctagatggcgatgtgtgtattcatattgtcgtagtatatttatttattcctgtggaaacaaattaatttagcATATCTATGTGACAATCTTAATATTCATCACACTAACGAAGAGATCTGAAACTTATAACATTATGGAATGTAAACGCATTCGATGGAGCGGTTATTGCCCTCTTGGAACTCAGATGTTGgtcatacaataaaaaaaatgctttaaataaatatttacttggAACTGTTTCATAAGTACTAGCAACTCCAGTTTAAGTCTTTCTTTTGGATGAGATCAACAGCCTGTCAGCGTTCGCTGCTGAATATGTCTTACCAAAAGCGCGCCATCAGAGATGCCTCCTTATGCAGCCACCTTTCAAAGAGGTTTAAAGGTCCATCAGGTAGAGATCGTCCTACGTTGCGCTAATACCGATACGCAGTCTCTACTCTAGAATTCATATATCCGAGCGGCCAGCGGTTCTGCGACAGACATTGTGTAATCATTGCCACTATAGCTTGCTAAttcttttaattcaatatattttttcagcTTCAGCTAAATAACGCCAATTTTTAGGTAGTTAGATATTAAATTTTCACGTAATAATAGGaatctagaaaaaaaacattcccaTTAAATAGTCCCATATTGAGTGATGGATTGGTAACTACTAAAAAGGGTAAAAGAGTTGCTGTGACTACTAATGTGCTTTATCAAACCGTTATTCACACAGCAGCACTTATAAATAGATCTTATATGGAACGATTTAATTGTAAAGCTGGAACATATGTGCGTAGTATTTGGTGACGAATGACATAGATATTAGCAAAATTCTTGGGATGATTGTATGATCCTTCGAGCCAGATGTTATCTCTTAAAGACACGTAACGAATATTAGGTGTTTGCTATCAATGCCAAATTGAATCTCGAAggctattgttattttataatgtacctAGCTTATTATGTACACTGCACTGTTTGGGGCATGTTGAATTGAGGTGTAGATTTCGAGTGTTTACGAAAGTTCTAAATACAGCAATTGTGTCAAAAAAGCTCTACGAAATCTGGTCGTAAGAGGTCGAAAATGATACGGctactaaatattaaatagcgCTGGAAGATGACGTAAAGAGCATCCCACTTCCTACCAATAAAAGGAGATTTAAAAGTATAATCTGGAGCATTTTGAGAGTCATTAGGGCAAATAATTGATTGAGGTAGGAAATGTgccatacaaaattaaaattatgcgGTTACTAAATACTACAGTACATAGCTCTGCGAGGTAGGTGGGGAAGATGAAACTTCTTTCTGATAGAAAGATACTTTTATGTAAATGTTGTAGCTTTTTCTAGAAGTTAGTTCTTTTCACTAGAATATTGATGTTTCAACTATACATTTGAAAAATCGATTGTTGTTTCTACTGTGCCTATGTTACAGCCGCAACCGATAGAAAATAAACGTGTCAACCCacaaattattgtttatctttttattttacacagtcgatagtgtttttaaaattttcattgtcattgttaactttttttttaaatcgcgcGGCAAAGACGCCAATGTGAAAGCAGGCTTACATTAAGTTTCACTGTCGTGAATGCTTTAGTGATGTATTGTACTGAATTCGGTCATCGCAATTTAGAACAGTTATTACTCAATGTTATTGTTCTTGACTGAGAATGAATAGAACGGCTCGTGACCTCGTACGATATCTATAACCTATTCCGGTGAGTTTAGGTTTAGCATTACAATAATACTTTTAGCATCACGAACTGTCTCGTTACTAGTTAGACTTATCTCAAAGATTTACGTGTATTCATACATTTAGgtattgttaggttaggtaaaagtaaaagtaaacaggtaggtataaaaataataaaacactcGCACGGATGCGATTTTAagtcattacaattattttaaattattttatacgttATTAGTGTTCCGTATACTAAAGCTAAAATGTAACTGTATTACTAAGACCCTggttatctgtctgtctgttttttcaATCAATGGCTTACCTATTTAGAAGTATTATCGTCGTAACACAAGTTGGATGCCGGCGTTTTATCAGATTGCTATGAACTCATACCGTCGGTCAAGGTTGCGGAGGCCCGCAGTCCGCAGTGGACTTGGCATCGACACCGACTTGGCGCATTAAGATATTCCTTTAGACACGGTGCCGTAAGCTCTATTTTATAATACGACGCGAGGACTGCGAAATTATTTCCGCTATCAGATTGTGGTTTTGTTAAAGCTCAGAGTTTTTATCATTCGCATTGtccaaagtagcaaaatgttGCGTTGTGTCTTCTAATGAACAGAGCTATCTGTTctgcaaattaaattaaaacctcTCACTATCTACAAATCTACTTGAGTTTAGAATGTAATTACCTAAtgccacatgaggcttaaaacctacgtctcactttgatggacacagggcggcatgttgcaggacgtggtcgttgcatgtcctgcgaaatGTTACTCTGTGTATAGTCGATGGGTTTCTTCTTACCGTCAGCatggtcagtcaattattaaaatttaaaaaaaaaaaattatttctgtcTAAACTTAGTTATAGTCGtaacaagatattttattacttaatttaatccTATAGACTTAAGCCAGTACACGTGGTTTCAGCGCTTTATTCAACGCCCcaagtaattaaaaacataggATTAATTTGCTCTATCCATAaagttataggtacctacattgcTTTTACACATGTttcttactttatttaaatatctgtaCTTAGTATTTTAAAACTCAGAAACAATTGAATTCGAgttcgaattaaaaataaaatgtttgtttatataacaTCACAATACGACCAATAATATCGGAACAACAATGATACAATTTGCaaaatcgggataaaaataaagttacgctaaaattatgtaaaacagATATGTTCtcctttaaaagttaaaaaataaaaggccATGACAATATATGCCTTTCTTTAAATgtttattcatacaaattacataaatttgtaTCTGAATTAAAACCCCAAATAGCCAATCCCAACATATTGCTTATGtatttgattataaaaaaaactatgaggACCTGATTGCATAAAACATAACAGCACTGGAACTATTTGATCATGcaacataataaacatttaataatacaaaaaactaTTAAGACCTACACAAAGATGAGAATTTCATTATTTGAAGATATCATGATATTATCTCATTACCATAAATATCACTTTTGTATGTAAATTTATGGCATTAAACGAAAGTGGCGCACTAAATCTCTTTTCAAGAATGTTTACTAGTTATTTTTAGGCAGTTTAAACATGGAGTATCATATACTCCGAAAAAGAATCTTGATGTATGAGCATTGAAAAATACTCGCTCATTAATTCCACGTGGTAGAGTCGGTTACTTTTCGAGGACGATATAAACGTAAAATACTGGACCGCCGACATATTAgcattggtttttttatttgtttgaacttTGAAGCCGGTTACGTTATGTACATAtttagtattcagtattgcGAAGTCTACGTTAGACTGTCCCGCATGCCCGCAACTTCTAACTAGTAAAGTACTTGATATAATGAAAATTTTCCTATGCAAACTTTCTACCCCTATTCTATAAGGggtgtttttaaataaagtatttttgtaaagaaggatatttattttaaaagtattaattttactgCAGACTTTTCATGTCTCTTACCTTTAAAAAACGCTTGCAAAAAAAACTCTAAATGGAAGAGTTGCATTTCTTAGCGAATGCAAGAAACCTTTAATGCACCCTTATGGTTTTTTTGTTACCTTCTCAATGCTATGAGAGTTTCATACTTCTATTATAACTATACTCGCTGTTgctcgcgggcaacagctagtaccatTATAAAGGTAAAAGATTTGACTCAAACATACTAAAATACTATTTGTGAAATATCTTACTTTCTACACTTCCTGTGTAGTTTCCAATAGTAGCTGGCTGAGGCTTCATTTTCCAGTGCAAACGGCTTTCGagttttaaattgcaaaatatCAAGCACAATACAAAAGGGCATGAAGCAATCAAGGAGACGTGAATGCAGTTATTGCGCTCCTACTGATGTTCGCGTACCGCTCGAAACTAAATTTAAGCTTTTTACGAGCTACTATAAtccttcttttattcttctttatgAATGATGATAGACAGGTCGGATAGATAGGATACTCCGGCCTTCTTTTGGGAGGGTACCGACTCCCGGCACGTAAATTTCCGGGGTTATTTgcagcaattaaatatcattggCCTTAACAGTGAAGAAGTTCGCAACAACACGAGGAAACGTTTAGTAGCAATGAGAGTTCTGTATAATGTTCgtaaaggcgtgtaaagtctaccaatccgctcttggGCCTTGGCTAGCGCTGTCCACCTACGGTCTTATCCattcccattctgagaggagacctgtgccctgtagtagaccgttaataggttgataatgattttgatttttgtctgaaattttgtatacatttatctctatatatataaaagagaaagtgtgtgggtatgttccgtataggctccgaaacggctggaccgatttcaatgaaactttcagagaatctccggattgacctggcgagtcatcctgtaaagtttggtgacgatcggagcactcctatttttgaactgtcaaatacagcttttatttactatgatgatattctattgttgggtgtagataatgatcttcacccgctcgagaagagaatagaagagaatgaatacggagagaaataaatgatttaatatattatgagacttaaattaaaaatttaatgatgtaagtttattgtttaaataaaataaagcaaaatctaaccCGGCGAAGCGGGATGGGTACGCtattacatactcgtatataaaaatatacttatggtTGCACGGGATGATGGTGATTTATTAGCCAGTAAGAAAGTAGGTAAAGAGAGAAACGTAGATTAGAGTAGAATATAGAAGGcgtccttatcgcttagtagcgatatcTGCAAAGGCAACATTAGCATTAGGGCAACATGTGCTACAACAAAAAGGTGGTATTTACCTGTAAAAGGCCGGTAATGatttcatgatatttttattaacttcacTTATATTAAAATGAGATTTTGTGGTCAAATCTTGAAAGT
This Pararge aegeria chromosome 3, ilParAegt1.1, whole genome shotgun sequence DNA region includes the following protein-coding sequences:
- the LOC120637244 gene encoding cAMP-dependent protein kinase catalytic subunit 1-like, which translates into the protein MNSSKSHGTFKEMTYRAYQSTSAEVRDGYTVQQHQQYRKYLEQLKMEFEERWCKKLKSNTNFSDLERIRTLGTGAFGRVVLLKHSNTNKYYAMKILEKGKIIKMKQVDHTLYEKRILEAMRFPFTVSMEFSFKDNSYIYFIMPFVPGGEMFSHLRKMGKFEEPIAKFYASQVILALEYLHFCDLVYRDLKPENILIDKNGYLKITDFGFCKKLHGRTWTLCGTPEYLAPELILSKGYGFSVDWWSFGVLLYEMNAGYPPFYANDPMKTYEKIVSGKYRCPSNFNSDLRDLVRNTLQVDISKRFGVMKNGVLDFKNHKWFKGIEWEAILNCRWTPPYIPKCKHPGDTTNFERYDEEPILSSSHCRFESEFIDF